The Mytilus trossulus isolate FHL-02 chromosome 13, PNRI_Mtr1.1.1.hap1, whole genome shotgun sequence genome has a segment encoding these proteins:
- the LOC134694251 gene encoding uncharacterized protein LOC134694251: MADSKFCAGCQRSDEYITAVSWCNDCCELVCKACSRVHNRMSPPHKVIPMQEIQLCSSILTLSKNCDNHPDQNIALYCCQHDKVVCVSCVPISHQNCKSIISIEKAAKGVKDGTAISDLERRILNLCQITEKKQSQSEKTLVDLEKSRTKIKTRVSEIKRKVIAHLDTIEEEIHKDIDSKYKHCTESVFRNRNSIQSSSDSLSTWKSDLNLLKRDSTEVHLFQVVKFLDAKIYEKELEIRGMQTASIPILKYHLSESESNITKLIPDLGRITVEHVQVKMPVLDIDQQCQFLVKDERKLSMSHSFPTTKLGNGVRINSGCFISDNKLLLKQYMGKQLFVCKLDGSNLTLIELNPNVIDLDYKLQNVTLFDKHLAVVSVGGAGIQIIDLTSLTPGRGIKDDGFCRGITSVKDKIWVNNKPQTLTLVNINGKVLKVIHTTFAPWDICANQDGDVYCTDADSNKVFLVSSDGKEREIYNSPDLKGANGVAVDERGDLYVAGYLSDNIHRISNGGQKHDIVLTADDGINKQTGISYNNETKELLVTNDYTRSINIYKTQ; this comes from the coding sequence ATGGCGGACAGTAAATTCTGTGCTGGTTGTCAGCGCAGTGATGAATACATTACAGCTGTATCTTGGTGCAATGACTGCTGTGAACTTGTATGTAAGGCGTGTTCCAGAGTTCACAATAGAATGTCCCCGCCTCACAAGGTAATACCAATGCAAGAGATACAACTCTGTTCGTCAATTCTAACATTGTCCAAGAACTGTGACAATCATCCAGATCAAAATATTGCACTGTACTGCTGTCAACATGACAAGGTCGTCTGCGTGTCATGTGTTCCGATATCACATCAGAACTGCAAGTCTATCATTTCAATCGAAAAAGCTGCTAAAGGCGTTAAGGATGGTACCGCTATTTCTGATCTAGAGAGAAGAATTTTAAACCTATGTCAAATTACAGAGAAAAAACAGAGCCAAAGTGAGAAAACACTTGTAGATTTGGAAAAAAGTCGtaccaaaataaaaacaagggTGTCTGAAATTAAACGGAAAGTCATTGCTCATTTAGATACGATAGAAGAAGAGATACATAAAGATATTGATTCTAAGTATAAACATTGTACTGAGAGTGTGTTCCGAAACAGAAATAGCATACAATCCAGCTCAGACTCGCTGTCTACATGGAAAAGTGATCTGAATTTACTGAAGCGAGACTCAACAGAAGTTCATTTGTTCCAGGTTGTAAAATTTTTAGATGCAAAAATTTACGAGAAGGAATTAGAAATCAGAGGAATGCAAACAGCTTCTATTCCGATCCTTAAATATCATCTCTCAGAATCTGAGTCGAACATTACGAAATTAATACCAGACTTAGGTAGAATAACGGTAGAACATGTCCAAGTCAAAATGCCTGTACTAGATATCGatcaacaatgtcaatttctagTGAAAGACGAAAGAAAATTATCAATGTCACATTCATTCCCGACCACGAAATTAGGTAATGGAGTACGTATCAATAGTGGATGCTTTATTTCTGATAATAAGTTACTCCTCAAGCAATACATGGGCAAACaactttttgtttgtaaacttgATGGATCAAATTTAACCTTGATTGAGTTGAACCCCAACGTGATTGATTTAGATTATAAACTACAAAATGTTACGTTATTTGACAAACACCTTGCTGTAGTATCTGTTGGTGGTGCAGGTATCCAGATCATCGACCTGACATCATTGACGCCTGGTAGAGGAATCAAAGATGATGGATTCTGTAGAGGAATAACCAGTGTAAAGGACAAGATCTGGGTAAACAATAAACCTCAAACTCTAACACTAGTGAATATTAATGGTAAAGTTCTTAAAGTAATACACACAACATTTGCACCTTGGGATATCTGTGCCAATCAGGATGGTGATGTGTATTGTACTGACGCAGATAGTAATAAAGTATTCTTAGTTTCTTCGGATGGAAAAGAACGTGAGATATACAACAGTCCTGACCTGAAAGGTGCTAATGGTGTAGCCGTAGATGAACGTGGGGATTTGTATGTAGCAGGGTATTTATCAGACAACATACATAGAATATCTAATGGTGGACAGAAACATGATATTGTATTGACAGCAGACGACGGCATCAATAAACAGACCGGTATATCTTAcaacaatgaaacaaaagaacTGTTAGTCACAAACGACTATACTAGatctatcaatatatataaaacccAATGA
- the LOC134694253 gene encoding uncharacterized protein LOC134694253: MYKEMLELRETVQKLNNVMQKQSARIYNLETTDTIQRTHIRSLMFDKKTDIEYRRKIERCFKVIEKNKCVRQHSDLNEYGVKHGDISQHEHADEQENTDYKSGIYGIVKEMVNPKSNAISRKERILLQPENMAGDGLVAFYSYMSHSECNPSTRHTLIYDVSVTNVGSGYNQVTGIFTAPTSGVYVFIWVTRVYDGEHPTELMINNTVYGITFLRSKGGDD; the protein is encoded by the exons atgtataaagaaatgttaGAATTGCGAGAAACCGTACAGAAATTAAACAATGTCATGCAAAAACAAAGTGCCCGGATATACAATCTTGAAACAACAGACACTATACAAAGAACACATATTCGAAGTCTAATGTTCGATAAGAAAACAGACATAGAATATCGTCGGAAAATTGAACGCTGTTTTAaagtgattgaaaaaaataagtgtgTTAGGCAACATTCCGATCTGAATGAATATGGCGTGAAACACGGTGATATTTCTCAACATGAACATGCGGATGAACAGGAAAATACGGATTATAAGAGTGGAATATATGGAATCGTTAAAGAAATGGTTAATCCGAAATCGAATGCAATTTCTCGGAAAG AACGTATACTTTTACAACCAGAAAACATGGCCGGCGATGGACTTGTTGCGTTCTATTCCTACATGTCCCATTCAGAATGTAATCCAAGTACCCGTCATACATTGATATATGACGTCTCCGTTACCAATGTAGGAAGCGGTTACAACCAAGTGACTGGAATTTTTACTGCACCAACAAGTGGGGTGTATGTGTTTATATGGGTTACCAGAGTTTATGATGGTGAACATCCTACCGAACTTATGATTAACAACACGGTTTACGGAATCACTTTTCTCCGATCAAAAGGTGGCGATGATTGA